A single region of the Saprospiraceae bacterium genome encodes:
- a CDS encoding TIGR03986 family CRISPR-associated RAMP protein, translating to MLKAPYNFVPVNHKVVPAYWGDFISHDVPFEDGESGTIQVTIHTHSPLFVRDGLKDKEEDKVQQFSSFSERYFIPGSSIKGMLRNVLEILTFSKMNMVNDHRFAIRDLNAAEVYRERIKINEINAGWLQKKGDGNYVIKDCGTPGRISHRHLDDIYGTDFSTYFLKKEKGGSFNQGDENEKAARFKYKRFGTQDRKNTFVFDYEDVMREIYIVEKEPLVPQAKRGTIVFTGQPSPRFSKLVPNKNGELKEKWFGHHLEFIFFEGGNKEIEVDETVMTNFFFAYHEPDKNRWSIDWKHWRERLNKGEQIPVFFRKYSERSNGVDVDKIKDLGLSYMYKLPYDQSVKQAIPHSHNEEVDMAEAMFGFTSDVGNDGNMNALKGRIHVGHAFALNDVTLAAGASDVLSGPKASYYPNYIRQKSGDRYNTFWDKHAEIAGWKRYPIHSDGIKRNPASSDVKDPSKIETAFVPIEKGAIFSFKISYHNLKKVELGALLSAISFHNTPNTFHSLGMAKPLGYGKVTLTVSGIDNIDDYLKTFEAFMRASDTGTKEWHESEQIRELVTMASEQDNDNSSKLEYMALKGFSKAKNDKLRLEMYSRLNNIHAKGIQSIAESTEVEIAKKYITEERKIYQAKLQPSEALSRYKQTLKTEFEDRIAKKKDALKQQLNERKAALQRQQSLGRKAELQKKAEEEGPDWSKVNDKDGKKGFDGLKKVIREHGEQLHDQKEKDLLVNFPNGYLPTEYHAKVFEIVTSLYNAGSQKDKQNWCKPFHQNAYMKKISEWMGKEMAQKLLDTLSDI from the coding sequence ATGCTCAAAGCACCATATAATTTTGTTCCGGTCAATCACAAGGTAGTTCCTGCCTATTGGGGGGATTTTATTAGCCATGATGTTCCTTTTGAGGATGGTGAATCAGGGACGATTCAAGTCACTATACATACCCATAGTCCACTATTTGTTCGAGACGGTTTGAAGGATAAGGAAGAGGACAAAGTCCAGCAATTTTCATCCTTTAGTGAACGGTATTTTATTCCTGGGTCATCTATTAAAGGGATGTTACGTAATGTATTGGAAATACTGACTTTTTCAAAGATGAACATGGTGAATGATCACCGGTTTGCAATAAGGGATCTCAATGCTGCGGAAGTGTACAGAGAAAGAATAAAGATCAATGAAATTAACGCTGGTTGGTTACAAAAGAAAGGTGATGGTAACTATGTTATTAAAGACTGTGGCACCCCTGGTAGAATATCTCATCGACATCTCGATGACATCTATGGTACTGACTTTAGTACTTATTTTTTAAAAAAAGAGAAAGGTGGGTCATTTAATCAAGGGGATGAAAATGAAAAAGCAGCTCGATTTAAGTATAAAAGATTTGGTACTCAGGATAGAAAAAACACTTTTGTTTTCGATTACGAAGATGTTATGAGGGAAATTTACATTGTTGAAAAAGAACCTTTAGTACCACAAGCGAAAAGGGGAACAATTGTTTTTACTGGTCAGCCCAGTCCAAGGTTCAGTAAGCTAGTCCCAAACAAAAATGGAGAGCTGAAAGAAAAATGGTTTGGTCATCACCTCGAATTTATTTTTTTTGAAGGAGGAAATAAGGAGATCGAAGTTGATGAAACCGTTATGACTAACTTCTTTTTTGCTTATCATGAGCCAGATAAGAATCGTTGGTCTATCGATTGGAAGCATTGGCGTGAACGTCTAAATAAAGGAGAACAAATACCTGTTTTTTTCCGAAAATACAGTGAAAGATCAAACGGTGTAGACGTTGATAAAATAAAGGATCTGGGCCTATCTTACATGTATAAACTCCCATACGACCAAAGTGTTAAACAAGCTATTCCACATAGTCACAATGAAGAAGTGGATATGGCTGAGGCCATGTTCGGTTTTACAAGCGATGTTGGAAATGATGGAAATATGAATGCCCTAAAAGGCAGGATTCATGTTGGTCATGCATTTGCTTTAAACGATGTGACTCTTGCTGCCGGTGCCAGCGATGTGTTATCAGGACCCAAAGCATCATACTATCCCAATTATATTAGACAAAAAAGTGGAGACCGATACAATACCTTTTGGGATAAGCATGCTGAAATCGCCGGGTGGAAAAGATACCCTATTCATAGCGATGGCATAAAGAGAAACCCTGCATCCTCGGACGTAAAAGATCCGAGTAAAATCGAGACTGCTTTTGTTCCCATAGAAAAAGGGGCCATTTTCTCCTTTAAAATATCCTACCATAATCTTAAAAAAGTAGAACTCGGAGCACTACTCAGTGCAATTAGTTTTCATAATACACCGAACACTTTTCATAGTCTGGGCATGGCCAAACCCCTAGGATATGGCAAAGTAACTCTCACAGTAAGTGGTATAGATAACATAGACGACTATTTAAAAACTTTTGAAGCCTTTATGCGTGCCTCAGATACGGGTACTAAAGAATGGCATGAAAGTGAACAAATTAGAGAGTTGGTAACTATGGCCTCAGAGCAGGATAATGATAATTCGAGCAAATTAGAATATATGGCCTTAAAAGGTTTTTCGAAGGCTAAAAATGATAAATTGAGATTAGAAATGTATTCTCGCTTAAATAATATCCACGCTAAGGGTATTCAATCCATTGCAGAGTCAACAGAAGTGGAAATTGCCAAGAAGTATATTACAGAAGAACGAAAAATCTACCAAGCAAAGCTGCAACCCTCCGAAGCATTGAGCAGATATAAACAAACCCTGAAAACCGAATTTGAGGATCGAATTGCAAAGAAAAAAGACGCACTCAAGCAACAACTTAATGAGCGCAAAGCAGCACTGCAACGACAACAATCCTTGGGCCGAAAAGCAGAACTACAGAAAAAAGCAGAGGAAGAAGGTCCTGATTGGTCAAAAGTGAATGACAAAGATGGAAAAAAGGGATTTGATGGCCTAAAAAAAGTCATTAGAGAACATGGAGAACAGCTGCATGATCAAAAGGAAAAAGACCTACTTGTCAATTTCCCTAATGGTTACCTGCCAACAGAATACCATGCTAAAGTTTTCGAAATTGTGACTTCATTGTATAATGCTGGCAGTCAAAAGGATAAACAGAATTGGTGCAAACCTTTCCATCAGAATGCTTATATGAAGAAGATTTCAGAATGGATGGGGAAAGAAATGGCTCAAAAGCTATTGGATACTTTATCCGACATATAA
- a CDS encoding CRISPR-associated endonuclease Cas6, which translates to MNQGLVEPVSVSKEVTLRLLSLSFNLPLQPRDIPQWRGAWAQLAGRQNDLFHNHDGETAYHYRYPLVQYRVQGQRAALVAFNEGIEAVQRVLAAKDWVIQWKGAPFELRLEDLQLREPQLSFVESPLKYRIRCWLPFSQKNFDKWLAAEALLEQVALLNGILVGQLLCFFSGMGWQVPQRLEADILSIDRVGKVEVHGTMRPTFEVTFRSNVALPAYLALGKAVALGFGQTSPCRNLAGRQRAKELKNGALVLPY; encoded by the coding sequence ATGAATCAAGGCTTAGTTGAACCAGTATCAGTTAGCAAAGAAGTGACCCTCCGCCTCCTCTCCCTCTCCTTCAACCTCCCCCTCCAACCCCGCGACATCCCGCAGTGGCGCGGCGCCTGGGCCCAGCTCGCCGGACGGCAAAACGACCTCTTTCACAACCATGATGGCGAAACGGCCTATCATTACCGCTATCCGCTGGTGCAGTATCGCGTGCAAGGGCAGCGGGCGGCGCTCGTGGCCTTCAATGAAGGAATAGAGGCAGTGCAGCGCGTCTTGGCAGCCAAGGATTGGGTGATCCAGTGGAAAGGAGCGCCTTTTGAGTTGCGCTTGGAGGATTTGCAGCTGCGGGAGCCGCAATTGTCGTTTGTGGAGAGCCCGCTAAAATATAGGATTCGATGCTGGTTGCCTTTTAGTCAGAAAAATTTTGATAAGTGGTTGGCAGCGGAGGCGCTGCTGGAGCAGGTAGCATTGCTCAATGGCATTCTGGTTGGACAATTATTGTGCTTTTTTTCGGGTATGGGGTGGCAGGTGCCACAACGCTTGGAAGCCGATATCCTAAGTATTGACCGGGTCGGAAAAGTAGAAGTACATGGGACGATGCGCCCAACTTTTGAGGTGACCTTTCGGTCGAATGTTGCGCTTCCGGCTTACCTGGCGCTGGGGAAGGCCGTTGCGCTCGGTTTTGGGCAAACGAGCCCGTGCCGAAACCTGGCTGGCCGCCAGCGAGCAAAGGAACTGAAAAATGGCGCCTTGGTCTTGCCTTACTAA
- a CDS encoding SPOR domain-containing protein, giving the protein MKLFISKSDLQTCSYFFPAHPKVTYADTPLPVPRPIAIPIPAPVIDLPDSIPIQAIPSEPPHLPQQYNGERVYLQIYAFRHLPAAQRQQAIWSGRDDIQVILAYSASDTEPYKVLLGPFSTKATALRFRRRQGLDEGFPRTLKDLMPFSE; this is encoded by the coding sequence TTGAAGCTTTTTATCTCCAAAAGCGACCTCCAAACATGCTCTTATTTTTTTCCAGCTCACCCGAAAGTGACTTATGCAGATACGCCGCTACCTGTACCTCGACCCATTGCCATTCCGATCCCTGCACCGGTCATTGATTTGCCTGACAGCATCCCGATACAGGCTATACCTTCCGAACCTCCGCACCTGCCCCAACAATATAATGGCGAGCGTGTTTACCTGCAAATTTATGCTTTCCGTCACCTGCCCGCTGCCCAACGCCAGCAAGCGATCTGGTCAGGAAGGGATGATATCCAGGTCATACTCGCTTATAGTGCAAGTGATACCGAACCCTACAAAGTACTCCTTGGTCCCTTCTCCACTAAAGCTACTGCGCTGCGCTTCCGTCGCCGCCAGGGCCTCGATGAGGGTTTTCCCCGCACCTTAAAAGATTTAATGCCCTTCTCTGAATAA
- a CDS encoding CRISPR-associated endonuclease Cas6: MMSQNLQTVKTLSLSFNLPIEPYQLAQWRGAFIEMAGWDDDRFHNHKGEDQFHYRYPLIQYRRQQGQAALLAINEGVTALQEMLARRDWTVNWQGSAHNLMIEDLRMHEQELRILDAPQSYRLHKWFALNQTNMQKWDQCHHLLDRLQLLQPLLRNHLLACLWGMGWQGKDTIEVHIQDLHQSRPIRFHGTRFLAFDLSFSANISLPYHIGIGKAVSHGQGRLAPIGRKRLPYTPPAQSRVTTPFLER, translated from the coding sequence ATGATGAGCCAAAACCTTCAAACCGTTAAAACCCTGTCCCTCTCCTTTAACCTGCCTATCGAACCCTACCAACTGGCCCAATGGCGCGGCGCTTTTATCGAAATGGCAGGATGGGACGATGATCGCTTTCACAACCACAAAGGGGAAGACCAATTCCATTATCGATACCCCCTTATTCAATACCGCAGGCAACAAGGCCAGGCGGCCCTGCTGGCTATCAATGAAGGCGTGACGGCGCTGCAGGAGATGCTGGCGCGGCGCGATTGGACGGTCAACTGGCAAGGCAGCGCCCACAATTTGATGATCGAAGACCTCCGAATGCATGAACAGGAACTGCGGATTTTAGACGCCCCTCAATCGTATCGCCTCCATAAATGGTTTGCACTCAACCAAACCAATATGCAGAAGTGGGACCAGTGCCATCACCTCCTGGATCGACTGCAACTGCTGCAACCACTCCTGCGCAATCACCTTTTGGCCTGCCTGTGGGGAATGGGCTGGCAAGGCAAGGATACCATCGAAGTCCATATTCAAGACTTGCACCAGAGTCGCCCCATTCGCTTTCATGGCACTCGCTTCCTGGCCTTTGACCTCAGTTTTTCGGCCAACATCAGTTTGCCATATCACATAGGAATCGGAAAAGCAGTGAGCCACGGCCAAGGCCGATTAGCGCCAATCGGAAGGAAGCGTTTACCTTATACCCCGCCCGCACAGTCCAGGGTTACGACTCCTTTCTTGGAAAGGTAA